The uncultured Methanolobus sp. sequence TACAACTTTTGGAGAACCGAAAAGCAGTGAATCGTAATCCTGGGATGCAATCCTGTCAGCATCTCCTTTTTTCACCATATAGGAGGCCTGTGCCTCACCTTCTGAAGGAGCATCGACATAGGGAATACCCATAGCATTTAGCAGTTTCTTTGAATCCTCAACAATCGTTGCATCAACTTTAGCAGATGCCTGCGCGTATTTGTATGCCTCTTCAGCAAGTCCTTTTTCCTTTGCTTCAGCCCACTTTGCTTTGGCATTTTCGCGGACCTCGGTACGTTTCTGTATAGTTAATGACTTGAACTCAGGTGGCTTGCCATCGAAAACAAAAACAGGTTTCACTCCAGCCTCAACTATGTTGGTCATCCTGTAAAGAATACCAGACAAATGTGATGTAACATTGCCCCGAGAATCTTTAAGGGGAGTACCATCCCTCTGTCGAATGATACTTAAGAACTGGTAAAGTGTGTTAAAGGCATCTATTGCCACTGTATTTAATGAAAGGTCAGATACTTCGATCGTTCTCCTCTGAAGGAGATCTCCTATATCAACACCCATGAAGAATCGTAATATATAGTAATTTAAATGTCGTTAAGCCCTCAGGCCTCAGTTGTTATAAATCCATTGCATTCCAGTCGCACATCGATGACAGAATCATCATTTGCATCTATCTTTCCTACTTTAAGGATATTTCCCACCCTGTCTATAAATTGGGTTTTGCTAATCCGTACCTGATGCAGGTCGCTGGATTCTTTATTTTTGTGGACAACCACAAGACTATGCTGATCAGTTTCATCCTTACTTAACTTTGACATCATGTTCTTCACAAGCTGTTCAAAGTCAGAGTAGATGAGAATCTCAGAGCATTTTCCGGCTTTTTTGATAATACCAATAGGTTCTAAATTAATGCGCATATACGCACCTCTTATAGATAGAAAGTATTTCTCATCACTCTACTACAATATAGTTAATATGGTTTTCGGGACTTTGCATATTTATATTTATCAGCAATGATAATACAAATTACCTGTACCTTCTCCTGTCCATTGAATCCATTACATCATCCATCTTAATGAGAACCTCATTCATACGTGAATCAAGGTTATTTTCAACACTCTGAACATTAATCCTTAAAGAACGCTCTTTTGCTTCAAGCATATTATCGATCTTACGCAGACGCATATCTACTAAAAGGATCATACCGGCCAGTGCACCAACCATTACCATTGCAGAAAGTATAATTAAAGTATTTGCGGAGCTGTATTTGAATCTACCAAGCCATTCGTAGGTAAGTACAAACGAAGATACGACCATTACAACTGAGAATAATATATCTCTGGTTTCCATTCTGTTCCCTCATTATTAATATGGAGCTTTTTGATATTTATATTATTTAACTCTATTTTTTTAAAAGAGAATCACTTAAATACTGTACAGAGTATTTACTACTCATAATTATATAATAATTGAATATTTATATATTTGGAGTTGCTGAGTTGAGTTCTGAAAAGACAGTTCTGAAGGATTATGGCCCGATGCTTGTTATGGCGGGCATCATACTGGTGGTACAGATCACGGCGTTGCTTCTGGCTGCGCCAATGAATGCAAATGACATGCAGGCTTTTGAAGACCCGGACTCGACTGCTAACAGCATCTACTACATAGGTCTCATCCTGGTATTCACCGGTTTTTTGCTGCTGGCCATTAAAAAGAACATGGAATGGATAATACAACTTGTGATACTGCTTGCGGTCGGAGCCACCATGTACTATGTCTTCTATGCATTGCTTTCACTTGTTGACATATCAGTCATGACAAACAACATAGTATCAGGACTTGTAGCTGCCATACTCACAATACTGCTCTACAAATTCCCTGAATGGTATGTTATTGATACAGTAGGACTTATCATCGGAGCGGGAGCCAGTGCCATATTTGGAATATCCCTGTCAATACTGCCAGTAATCGTACTTCTGGCATTGCTTGCAATCTATGATGCAATCTCCGTTTACAAGACAAAACACATGATAGACCTTGCAGAAGGAGTAATGGACCTTCACCTTCCAATCCTCTTTGTGATTCCAAAACACCTGAAATACTCATTCATTGAAGATTCACTCAACAAGGAAGAAGGGAAGGAAAAGGAAGCATTCTTCATGGGTCTTGGTGATGCTATAATGCCAACAATCCTTGTGGTTTCAGCAAACGTATTCCTTGTACAGAAAGCTCTTGAACAGAGCACTACAATTGCATCCATAGGGTTCATATCCTATCCTGCCATCGGTGCAATGATAGGGACTATTATCGGATTTATGGCACTGAGTATTCTGGTAATGAAAGGAAAGCCACAGGCAGGTCTTCCATTCCTCAACAGCGGAGTTATATTAGGATATTTAGCAGGAGTGTTGCTCAGCGGAGCACCACTCTACTAATCTTATTTTGTAACTATTCAGCCTATCTCATTTCCACCAGGCTGCTTTCTCTATTTACGCTCAATTCTGCAATAAATAAACAAGTGGATTCCCATTGAATATTTCACTAATCGAGTCTATAACCGATAGAGATTTCTTGTTCACAGTAGAAACGTATCCTCTAATGCGGCAGAAATTTCTAGCCCCTTGTTCACTACGGAAAGTACCTGATATCTTCTGCTGTACCTTCGTCATTCTGATATCTCTTTCCGCCTGATTGTTATCAAACGAAACGTCCGGGTCGTACATAAACCGCAAGATATCCTCCTTAAACCTCATGAACCGATCCAGCAGGTTCTTTGCTGCAGTTTGCTTCTTACGTCCTCGTTTTTTAGACTGCACATCTGATTCCGGATCAGGAGGAATTTCGTTCATTCCATAACAGGTAATGTGATCATAATCCTCACTGAACTTTTGAATTAGTTCAGTATCTAAAAGACCATTATCTACCTGGTGTTTGATGCACACCAACAGATCACTCATTAGCTTTGGCCACTCTTGATCACTGTTTTCAGCAACTCCGGTTAACTCTCTTAACAGATGTGCATTACATAATGAATGCTGGCAATCATATTTGTAGTACGGTTTCCAGAAATCATGTGTTGCAACACCAGTATAACCTGGCAGGATACCCATGGAGTCCATTGCTTGCGACCCTCTTTTTTTATGTACAAAATAATATGTGAGGTTCTTAGTACCTGCTACATGAAGCCAATTACGGGATGCGTTTATTCTTAAACCTGTTTCATCCAGGTTGATAGCATGAGATTGCTTCAGGAGATATCTCACTCCGCTTTCAAATGCTTCAAGTTTATCATAGCAATTGCGTTCGATGTTCACTATTGTAGCAGGACTGATCCTGCATCCTAAAATATCAGAGAACAATTTGACAACACGCTGATAGGGAAGTAGCTGGTTAGTGTGCAAATAAACTGCAAAGGACCTAACTCGATGACCATATTGAGTTGGCTGAGTTACACCATCCGGAAAAACTGCTTTGTTCATATGAGAACATTCAGGACATTTTTTTATCTCACAGCGATGTTCAATGCACTTGATGGTTATTAGAGGAATGTCAAAGACCTGTCTTCTTTCATAATCAGGGGACACAGAAACTAACGATCCCCCACACTTGATGCATTTGTCTATATGATGAACAACAAGTTCATCCGGTTCATCATTCATTCTCAGTGTAGTACCTGGATGACCATTTTGTCCACCAGCAGATCGATCACTCTTTTTTCTCTGAGTTTTAACCTTCGGCTTTTTCCGTGCATAAGAATCAGTGGAAGGTGGTTTGCTACTATTGCAACTATTCTTATCAAGCATTTCTTCCAGATGCTTGACACGTTCTTCAAGCTGTGCAATTTGGAGAGCTTGTTGTTCGATGATCAGATTTTGTTGTTCAATGATTCCAAGTAACCGAGTTACAAGTTCTATTACTGCTTCTGGACCAGCTTCATAAACCGCAAGTATTTCTTCTCGTTCCATTCGAATCCCCTCAGATCAACAGAACTTTTATTATCAAAGTTAGAATGAAGTCATAGTATATTGATTTTTGCTTTATTGGAGAAGGAGGGCTGAATAGTTACCTTATTTTTAGATTTAAATCTGGATTTAGATCTTAGAGAAAAAAATAATTCAGTCTTCCTCAGGAAGTTCTGAATTGATATTGCATATTGAGCAGTTCGCAGATGAGGCGATGCTCTGTTCCTCGTCAGTAAAAGCATTATCTACAGAACGGGTTCCTTCTGCAAGGACCGCTGCTGTTGACACGCTGCTGGCTATAAGGACTGAATCAAATATCTCCTCTCTTGATACACCAAGCCTTTTTGCAATCCTTACATGAGTCTTCAGGCAGTGCTCGCAGCGAAGTGCTGATGCCACTGCTATGCTGATAAGTTCCACAGTCTTAGGGTCCATGCGTTTGAATTCACGCATAACACTGTTCTCGTAGATCATTCTTGATATGAAAATTTCCGGCATATCCTTCATAAAATTAGTAATGTAGGGGATTTCTCCATATCTTTTCTCGACATCTGCCAGAATTTCATCAACAGCATCCTCTGGTTCCTTTTCAAGAAGCTCTTTGATTTTTTCAAGTTCCATAATAACCCCGGATAAGTTTCAAACATCACAAACGTTTTTATCGAGCTTTAAGCTGTGAATCCTACCTCAGATTCACGTTTGATTTTGACCAATATATAATTTTTCATACGGGATTTTGTGATGATTGCCATATCAGAAAGCCTGACGCCTTCATCAAATTCAAGATCCTCCACCCTTTCATGGAACTCATCATATGGAAGTTTCACACGCAGGCCATCAAGCTGAAGGGTCACAGGTGCAGGAGAGAATACATCGAATATCTCAGGTATCTGTTCGTGTATCTCTTTCATAACTCTGGGAGGGAGCACTGCAAGCGGGTCCTTCGCAAGATCCTCACGCATCTTTTCCACAACTCCCACTACATTTTCAAGCAAATTATCAAGAGAACTAAGTTCTCCGGGCTTTCTCAGACGATGGGCAACCCTGCCGATACCGCCAACATAAAGGTCAGCACCAACTACTTCCTCAGTCTTGATATTATCTGGCCCTCCTGCAACAATCTTCGGGACTGTCACGCCTTCAAGAAGCTTTGGTTTCTTGTTCTTGATACAATCTGCAAAAGTACCGAATGAGAAAACTGCAAGGTCATGCTCATTAATGAGCTTCCTCTCGTAGTTATCAGAAAGTGATACCCTTCTGCCCATACCCCTTGCAAGACCGAGCATATTGGTGTTTGCGCCTCCCCTGCGCATGAATTCCGCAACATCACATGCAGAGTGCGGAAGGTGATGGGATGCAAGAGTAGGAGAAACCACAGCTATCTCAGTACCGGTAAGAGGTGCACGTTCCAGCTTACCGAGAAGTTTCTTTCCAAGCTCTTCGATGAGGTGGACATCCTCTCTTGGAATGAGCATCACAAGTGTAACCTCAGTGGCTGCCGGGACTTTCTGGATAAGATATCCGCCAAGATCTTCCAGAAGTTCGGTAATAAGAGTGTGCTGGTGAATTCCACCCTCATAGATATAAGGTTCAAGAACTGCTGCCATTATTCGTCCTCCTGAAGTTCCGTTGCAATATCCTGTGCTTCCTGTATCCACTCTTTCTTGAGAATGTCCTCGGTTGCCGCAAAAACAAAAACATGTTTGTCCATTGAGTGGTATCGCACCCTGAAACCTTCCGGTGTTGCGCGGATGGCCATTTCAACAAGTCTGGACTGAAGAGTCTTCTGGGGGTCCGCAACAACAAGATTTTTCAGGAATTCCACTTCTTCATCGAGATTCCCTGCAGTCAGAATAAGAGTCTTCCTTTCAGGCTGGCGTACACCTGCACGTCCGTATTTTGCCCAGAGTTGTTCAAGTAATTCAGGAAGGTATTTTTCCTGTTCAATTGAAATTGTGACTTCTTTTGTAAGATGATTTGTAACATCAACACTGCCCATGTCAGATACTTTCACAGTTGGTTGACTCCCCCTAAGGATAATAGCCATCATGAAAAGAGAATCTTCGGGTCTTACTCTCACTTTTATTCTTCCGATAGCACCGCCAAGTACAAGTTCAGTGATTATGTCCGCAACTATGCTCTTGTAGGCATCGCCCTCTTCCGGTACCGTGGACTCTACAATGAAAGTCTCAAGAGGTTCCATATAATTACTCCTCCACGTATCCTGATGCCAGTAAAGCGCTTCCTACAGCACCGATCAAATGAGAGTTCGGTGGTACGAGAACATTGATCTTGAGCAGCTCACCAAGCGCCTTTGGAACTCCTTCGATAAGAGATGAACCTCCTACAAGAATAAGTGGTTCCTTAACATCAACTTCCTGAAGTTGCTGCTCGAATATCTGCTCAACGACACTGTGACATGCTGCTGCTGCGACATCTTCAGGTGTTGAACCCTTTGCAAGTGAATTGACAAGTG is a genomic window containing:
- the fen gene encoding flap endonuclease-1, yielding MGVDIGDLLQRRTIEVSDLSLNTVAIDAFNTLYQFLSIIRQRDGTPLKDSRGNVTSHLSGILYRMTNIVEAGVKPVFVFDGKPPEFKSLTIQKRTEVRENAKAKWAEAKEKGLAEEAYKYAQASAKVDATIVEDSKKLLNAMGIPYVDAPSEGEAQASYMVKKGDADRIASQDYDSLLFGSPKVVRNLTVSGKRKLPKKNIYVDVKPELIDLRENLDELGIDQLQLIDIALCVGTDYNDGIEGVGPKTALKLVKEHGSIENILQEKSLEIENLEGIKEFFKSPPVTDDYSLKWNKPDSSAVISFLCTEHDFSEDRVTKALERLEASSGSGQSTLDKWF
- a CDS encoding presenilin family intramembrane aspartyl protease PSH encodes the protein MSSEKTVLKDYGPMLVMAGIILVVQITALLLAAPMNANDMQAFEDPDSTANSIYYIGLILVFTGFLLLAIKKNMEWIIQLVILLAVGATMYYVFYALLSLVDISVMTNNIVSGLVAAILTILLYKFPEWYVIDTVGLIIGAGASAIFGISLSILPVIVLLALLAIYDAISVYKTKHMIDLAEGVMDLHLPILFVIPKHLKYSFIEDSLNKEEGKEKEAFFMGLGDAIMPTILVVSANVFLVQKALEQSTTIASIGFISYPAIGAMIGTIIGFMALSILVMKGKPQAGLPFLNSGVILGYLAGVLLSGAPLY
- a CDS encoding IS66 family transposase; its protein translation is MEREEILAVYEAGPEAVIELVTRLLGIIEQQNLIIEQQALQIAQLEERVKHLEEMLDKNSCNSSKPPSTDSYARKKPKVKTQRKKSDRSAGGQNGHPGTTLRMNDEPDELVVHHIDKCIKCGGSLVSVSPDYERRQVFDIPLITIKCIEHRCEIKKCPECSHMNKAVFPDGVTQPTQYGHRVRSFAVYLHTNQLLPYQRVVKLFSDILGCRISPATIVNIERNCYDKLEAFESGVRYLLKQSHAINLDETGLRINASRNWLHVAGTKNLTYYFVHKKRGSQAMDSMGILPGYTGVATHDFWKPYYKYDCQHSLCNAHLLRELTGVAENSDQEWPKLMSDLLVCIKHQVDNGLLDTELIQKFSEDYDHITCYGMNEIPPDPESDVQSKKRGRKKQTAAKNLLDRFMRFKEDILRFMYDPDVSFDNNQAERDIRMTKVQQKISGTFRSEQGARNFCRIRGYVSTVNKKSLSVIDSISEIFNGNPLVYLLQN
- a CDS encoding carboxymuconolactone decarboxylase family protein, producing the protein MELEKIKELLEKEPEDAVDEILADVEKRYGEIPYITNFMKDMPEIFISRMIYENSVMREFKRMDPKTVELISIAVASALRCEHCLKTHVRIAKRLGVSREEIFDSVLIASSVSTAAVLAEGTRSVDNAFTDEEQSIASSANCSICNINSELPEED
- a CDS encoding methanogenesis marker 7 protein, encoding MAAVLEPYIYEGGIHQHTLITELLEDLGGYLIQKVPAATEVTLVMLIPREDVHLIEELGKKLLGKLERAPLTGTEIAVVSPTLASHHLPHSACDVAEFMRRGGANTNMLGLARGMGRRVSLSDNYERKLINEHDLAVFSFGTFADCIKNKKPKLLEGVTVPKIVAGGPDNIKTEEVVGADLYVGGIGRVAHRLRKPGELSSLDNLLENVVGVVEKMREDLAKDPLAVLPPRVMKEIHEQIPEIFDVFSPAPVTLQLDGLRVKLPYDEFHERVEDLEFDEGVRLSDMAIITKSRMKNYILVKIKRESEVGFTA
- a CDS encoding methanogenesis marker 17 protein; amino-acid sequence: MEPLETFIVESTVPEEGDAYKSIVADIITELVLGGAIGRIKVRVRPEDSLFMMAIILRGSQPTVKVSDMGSVDVTNHLTKEVTISIEQEKYLPELLEQLWAKYGRAGVRQPERKTLILTAGNLDEEVEFLKNLVVADPQKTLQSRLVEMAIRATPEGFRVRYHSMDKHVFVFAATEDILKKEWIQEAQDIATELQEDE